From Amphiprion ocellaris isolate individual 3 ecotype Okinawa chromosome 10, ASM2253959v1, whole genome shotgun sequence, one genomic window encodes:
- the LOC111574628 gene encoding acyl-coenzyme A thioesterase 1-like, whose protein sequence is MSSQVRLRLLPSAKCLFDEPVQVKVAGLRSKQLVTMRARSTDEKGMMFSSSATYRADGSGEIHLDRDPSLSGTYVGVEPMGLLWSMKPVTLHKRFIKTSSLTPQVVKFSVHEEEGKMLAEAINERFLIGDEVSRRPVKEGNIRGVLFTPPGRGPFPAVLDLYTFGGGLSEKRASLLATRGFVVLTVALYGHDDQAKNIKEVHMDYFEEAIEFLKRQDKVGSEGVGVISLSKSGDLALSIASYLPGVKATVWINGCSANTALPLYYKKRLIHSALMFDFEKVIPTESGAVIGRYVLDNPLAEENKDALIPIQRAKGHFLFVASEDDLNWDSKTYMDEMVERLKRHGKDNFDSVSYPEAGHYLEPPYGPYCPSSFHGVVRRPVVWGGEARSHAAAEVHMWKKVQEFFRTHLSCDAAQTNPKL, encoded by the exons ATGTCTTCCCAAGTCAGACTGAGGCTGCTGCCGAGTGCCAAGTGTTTGTTTGATGAGCCTGTTCAGGTGAAGGTGGCCGGACTGAGGTCGAAGCAGCTGGTGACCATGAGAGCCAGATCGACTGATGAGAAAGGGATGATGTTCAGCTCCTCGGCCACCTACAGGGCTGATGGGAGCGGGGAGATCCACCTGGACAGAGACCCCTCACTCAGCGGGACTTATGTTGGGGTTGAGCCCATGGGTCTGCTGTGGTCCATGAAGCCAGTCACTTTGCACAAAAGGTTTATAAAGACGAGTTCACTGACCCCCCAGGTGGTGAAGTTCTCAGTGCACGAGGAGGAGGGCAAGATGCTGGCAGAGGCGATTAACGAGAGGTTTCTGATTGGAGATGAGGTCAGTCGACGTCCAGTCAAAGAAGGGAACATCCGTGGGGTCCTGTTTACTCCCCCAG GAAGAGGTCCATTCCCTGCTGTGTTAGATCTGTACACTTTTGGTGGAGGTCTGTCGGAGAAAAGGGCCTCTCTGCTGGCCACCCGAGGATTTGTGGTTCTGACTGTCGCGCTGTACGGCCACGATGACCAggcaaaaaacatcaaagaggTCCATATGGACTATTTTGAAGAAGCAATCGAGTTTCTAAAAAGACAAGATAAG GTGGGCAGTGAAGGAGTTGGTGTAATCTCCCTTTCAAAAAGTGGAGATCTTGCACTTTCCATAGCCTCCTACCTGCCAGGTGTTAAGGCCACAGTGTGGATCAATGGCTGCTCTGCCAATACAGCGCTCCCCCTCTACTACAAGAAGAGACTAATCCACTCTGCTTTAATGTTTGACTTTGAGAAAGTAATTCCCACTGAgtccggagctgtcattggcaggtaCGTTCTTGATAATCCCTTGGCAGAGGAGAACAAGGACGCCCTGATCCCCATTCAAAGAGCAAAGGGACATTTCCTTTTTGTGGCCTCAGAGGACGACCTCAACTGGGACAGCAAAACTTACATGGACGAGATGGTGGAGAGACTGAAGCGTCATGGGAAGGACAACTTTGACAGTGTGTCCTACCCTGAAGCTGGGCACTACTTGGAGCCACCTTATGGACCCTACTGCCCCTCCAGCTTCCATGGAGTTGTGCGTAGGCCAGTTGTGTGGGGGGGTGAGGCCAGGTCCCACGCAGCAGCTGAAGTCCACATGTGGAAAAAGGTCCAGGAATTCTTCAGAACTCACCTGAGCTGTGATGCTGCACAAACCAATCCCAAGTTATAA